One stretch of Mangifera indica cultivar Alphonso chromosome 9, CATAS_Mindica_2.1, whole genome shotgun sequence DNA includes these proteins:
- the LOC123225653 gene encoding heavy metal-associated isoprenylated plant protein 31-like produces the protein MASISGCDVFLGVEEVEIEIEMQKITVKGFGLEERKVLKATKRAGKAAEPWPFSRYSHFASFYKYPSYIVSHYYDTHGTSNAAHLFFHTPAVCSVVVAFDETVASSFSDDNLHACTIM, from the coding sequence ATGGCTTCAATTTCGGGTTGTGATGTTTTTTTAGGAGTTGAAGAAGTGGAGATAGAAATAGAGATGCAAAAGATTACGGTAAAAGGGTTTGGATTGGAGGAAAGGAAGGTGCTAAAAGCCACTAAAAGAGCTGGAAAAGCAGCAGAGCCATGGCCATTTTCAAGATACTCTCATTTTGCTTCATTTTACAAGTATCCAAGCTACATTGTTAGCCATTATTATGATACACATGGAACCAGTAATGCTGCTCATTTGTTCTTCCACACTCCTGCTGTTTGTTCAGTCGTTGTGGCGTTTGATGAAACTGTTGCTTCATCATTCAGCGATGACAATCTCCATGCCTGCACTATCATGTGA